A section of the Agrococcus sp. SGAir0287 genome encodes:
- a CDS encoding ASCH domain-containing protein, producing MWAAYAAAHPEAVADPEHTVEHFGDHEALADELLDLVLSGRKRATAELVAEFAARGDRMPRIGSHWIACDGRGAPRIVIRSTELRLSDFPGVDAAFAADEAEDDGSLEAWREGHRRYWQRTCAARGAEWRESDEIVLERFLVVWPPEHADRRA from the coding sequence ATGTGGGCCGCGTACGCCGCCGCCCACCCGGAGGCCGTCGCCGACCCCGAGCACACCGTCGAGCACTTCGGCGATCACGAGGCGCTCGCCGACGAGCTGCTCGACCTCGTGCTGTCGGGCCGCAAGCGCGCGACCGCCGAGCTCGTCGCCGAGTTCGCCGCCCGCGGCGACCGCATGCCGCGCATCGGCTCGCACTGGATCGCCTGCGACGGCCGCGGCGCGCCGCGCATCGTCATCCGCTCCACCGAGCTGCGCCTCAGCGACTTCCCCGGCGTCGACGCGGCGTTCGCCGCCGACGAGGCCGAGGACGACGGCTCGCTCGAGGCGTGGCGCGAGGGCCACCGCCGCTACTGGCAGCGCACGTGCGCCGCCCGCGGTGCCGAGTGGCGCGAGTCCGACGAGATCGTGCTCGAGCGCTTCCTGGTCGTCTGGCCGCCGGAGCACGCCGACCGCCGCGCCTGA
- a CDS encoding bifunctional metallophosphatase/5'-nucleotidase, with amino-acid sequence MTRSNARRGALSAVAAAGAIALGLGVAAPASATLNDDGSITVDLLNITDFHGALPTAPNIAQQVAAIRAANPDTVFSSAGDSIGGSTFESAVAQDVPTLDLLDEAGLEVSAVGNHEFDQGFADLTERVQPLVDFPYLGANVIDEATGEPALPPFEIITTDSGLRVGYVGTVTESTPTIVSPAGIEGLEFTDPIAATNEWAALLSDGIDTPDNPEADIVVALVHEGTAVVASGLSDDVDAAFTGHSHETTSATTPSGAPVVQAGASGNVLARIQLTVANDGEVTTVTTVSAANLPVTEMTEEQIESTEPLPAETFDAESVAIVRAAYEDAAELGDEEIGTIGAPFNAASRNNTPNTGTPSNRGAESPLGNLIAEIALETVNEFGLDADFGIMNPGGLRADLDPNADGIVTFREAFNVTSFSNTIGTIDLTGEQVVTLLEQQFDPRPPRPMLALGLSPQLSYIYDPAAPVGARVVAVFLNGAPIDPAGTYRVASNTFLLDGADGFTVLGEGTNLQESGVVDWQATANFLGRPENVGLVPTYLQQSVGVTEVTSLDQVFAPGDEITVALSSLSFTSTEPNPTEVVATVAPETASAPGIELDSSYADAVPAAAPGTVLAEVPVDNTVVLVPSIPVDGAPVPQPDNGQGSNETGRATVTITIPEDTEGDLFTVRYATEVIGESGGVATEWVDVTVAVAADDVPPTEEPEPSQPAPSQPGTSPSAPPAAGGAGGSLPQTGAELAGPAVALAALLLAIGLGLVVRRRRSA; translated from the coding sequence ATGACTCGATCGAACGCGCGTCGCGGAGCCCTCTCCGCCGTCGCCGCGGCGGGCGCCATCGCGCTCGGCCTCGGCGTCGCCGCACCGGCCTCCGCGACGCTCAACGACGATGGCAGCATCACCGTCGACCTGCTGAACATCACCGACTTCCACGGCGCGCTGCCCACGGCACCGAACATCGCGCAGCAGGTCGCCGCCATCCGCGCCGCGAACCCCGACACGGTCTTCTCGTCCGCGGGCGACTCGATCGGCGGCTCGACGTTCGAGTCCGCCGTCGCCCAGGACGTGCCGACGCTCGACCTGCTCGACGAGGCCGGCCTCGAGGTGTCGGCGGTCGGCAACCACGAGTTCGACCAGGGCTTCGCCGACCTCACCGAGCGCGTGCAGCCGCTCGTCGACTTCCCCTACCTCGGTGCGAACGTCATCGACGAGGCCACGGGCGAGCCCGCGCTGCCGCCCTTCGAGATCATCACGACGGACAGCGGCCTGCGCGTCGGCTACGTCGGCACGGTGACGGAGTCGACGCCCACCATCGTGAGCCCCGCGGGCATCGAGGGCCTCGAGTTCACCGACCCGATCGCCGCGACGAACGAGTGGGCCGCGCTGCTCTCCGACGGCATCGACACCCCCGACAACCCCGAGGCGGACATCGTCGTGGCCCTCGTGCACGAGGGCACGGCCGTCGTCGCGTCGGGCCTCTCGGACGACGTCGACGCCGCGTTCACGGGGCACTCGCACGAGACGACGTCGGCCACGACGCCGTCCGGCGCTCCGGTGGTGCAGGCGGGTGCATCGGGCAACGTCCTCGCGCGCATCCAGCTCACGGTCGCGAACGACGGCGAGGTCACGACGGTCACCACCGTCTCCGCCGCGAACCTCCCCGTCACGGAGATGACGGAGGAGCAGATCGAGTCGACCGAGCCGCTGCCCGCCGAGACCTTCGACGCGGAGTCCGTCGCGATCGTGCGCGCCGCGTACGAGGATGCGGCAGAGCTCGGCGACGAGGAGATCGGCACGATCGGCGCGCCGTTCAACGCCGCGTCGCGGAACAACACGCCGAACACGGGGACGCCCTCGAACCGCGGCGCCGAGTCGCCGCTCGGCAACCTCATCGCCGAGATCGCGCTCGAGACCGTGAACGAGTTCGGTCTCGACGCCGACTTCGGCATCATGAACCCCGGTGGCCTCCGCGCCGACCTCGACCCGAACGCCGACGGCATCGTCACGTTCCGCGAGGCCTTCAACGTCACGTCGTTCAGCAACACGATCGGCACGATCGACCTCACGGGCGAGCAGGTCGTGACGCTGCTCGAGCAGCAGTTCGACCCGCGCCCGCCGCGCCCGATGCTCGCGCTCGGCCTGTCGCCGCAGCTGTCGTACATCTACGACCCGGCCGCCCCCGTCGGCGCCCGCGTCGTGGCCGTGTTCCTGAACGGCGCGCCCATCGACCCCGCGGGCACGTACCGCGTCGCGTCGAACACGTTCCTCCTCGACGGAGCCGACGGCTTCACGGTGCTCGGCGAGGGCACGAACCTGCAGGAGTCGGGCGTCGTCGACTGGCAGGCCACGGCGAACTTCCTCGGCCGCCCCGAGAACGTGGGCCTCGTGCCGACGTACCTGCAGCAGTCGGTAGGCGTCACCGAGGTGACGTCGCTCGACCAGGTGTTCGCCCCGGGCGACGAGATCACCGTGGCGCTCTCGTCGCTGTCGTTCACGTCGACGGAGCCGAACCCGACCGAGGTCGTCGCGACCGTGGCCCCGGAGACGGCGTCCGCTCCCGGCATCGAGCTCGACTCGTCGTACGCGGACGCCGTGCCGGCTGCCGCTCCCGGGACGGTGCTCGCCGAGGTGCCGGTCGACAACACCGTCGTGCTCGTGCCGTCGATCCCGGTCGACGGCGCCCCCGTGCCGCAGCCCGACAACGGTCAGGGGTCGAACGAGACCGGTCGCGCGACCGTCACGATCACCATCCCCGAGGACACGGAGGGCGACCTCTTCACGGTTCGCTACGCGACCGAGGTGATTGGCGAGAGCGGCGGTGTCGCAACCGAGTGGGTCGACGTGACCGTCGCCGTGGCCGCCGACGACGTGCCGCCGACCGAGGAGCCGGAGCCGTCGCAGCCCGCGCCGTCGCAGCCGGGGACCTCGCCCAGCGCCCCGCCCGCCGCGGGCGGCGCCGGTGGCTCGCTGCCGCAGACCGGCGCCGAGCTCGCCGGCCCGGCCGTCGCGCTCGCCGCGCTGCTGCTCGCGATCGGCCTCGGCCTGGTCGTGCGTCGCCGCCGCTCGGCCTGA
- a CDS encoding heparan-alpha-glucosaminide N-acetyltransferase domain-containing protein, with amino-acid sequence MSTAPASAASRVVAIDLARWLAIVGMMCAHLLSSVAASWTGGADAQANAADVVIGAANGNASSLFAVLAGVSLVLATRSLLARGARAAALRSVLGRAIVVGAVGVVLAAAMPPVHVVLNYLAFAMVVAAPLLLAPSWVVGAVAVALWLGGSQLALAVRTWRFGDDVFPTGDALAGSPWAAPVDLVATGEYPAVTWVAMLAVGILVARAVLGARSPGRSRILGLGMLAVGAALAGVAAIVSQRTMDAFAESWAAQQGLVELLPWLLRFGTGTPPDASWWWQATAIPHTGTIGDVARGTGVGVAAIGALVALLPPDARMPRALAPVRAAGAAPFTTYTLHVCALLVASAAWAAAGGGEVAVAAGSDATQPPWYVAGFGILALHVGGSLLLGAILARTDAKGPLERVASALADSFARPREDAQLR; translated from the coding sequence ATGAGCACGGCGCCCGCATCCGCCGCGTCGCGCGTCGTCGCCATCGACCTCGCGCGGTGGCTCGCGATCGTCGGCATGATGTGCGCGCACCTGCTGTCGTCGGTCGCCGCGTCGTGGACGGGCGGCGCGGATGCGCAGGCGAACGCCGCCGACGTCGTCATCGGCGCCGCGAACGGCAACGCCTCGTCGCTGTTCGCCGTGCTCGCCGGCGTGAGCCTCGTGCTCGCGACCCGCTCGCTGCTCGCCCGCGGCGCCCGCGCGGCGGCGCTGCGCTCGGTGCTCGGCCGCGCGATCGTCGTCGGCGCCGTCGGCGTCGTGCTGGCCGCCGCGATGCCGCCCGTCCACGTCGTGCTCAACTACCTGGCCTTCGCGATGGTCGTGGCCGCTCCGCTGCTCCTCGCGCCGAGCTGGGTCGTCGGCGCCGTCGCCGTCGCGCTGTGGCTCGGCGGCTCGCAGCTCGCCCTCGCGGTGCGCACGTGGCGCTTCGGCGACGACGTCTTCCCCACCGGCGACGCGCTCGCCGGCTCGCCGTGGGCGGCGCCGGTCGACCTCGTCGCGACGGGCGAGTACCCGGCCGTCACGTGGGTCGCGATGCTCGCCGTCGGCATCCTCGTCGCCCGCGCGGTCCTCGGCGCCCGCTCGCCGGGCCGCTCGCGCATCCTCGGGCTCGGGATGCTCGCGGTCGGCGCCGCGCTCGCCGGCGTCGCGGCGATCGTCTCGCAGCGCACGATGGATGCGTTCGCCGAATCCTGGGCGGCGCAGCAGGGACTCGTCGAGCTGCTGCCATGGCTGCTGCGCTTCGGCACCGGCACGCCGCCCGATGCGTCGTGGTGGTGGCAGGCGACGGCGATCCCGCACACCGGCACGATCGGCGACGTCGCGCGCGGCACGGGCGTGGGCGTCGCGGCGATCGGCGCGCTCGTCGCGCTGCTGCCGCCGGACGCGCGGATGCCGCGCGCGCTCGCGCCGGTGCGCGCCGCGGGGGCCGCGCCGTTCACGACGTACACGCTGCACGTCTGCGCGCTGCTCGTCGCCTCGGCAGCCTGGGCGGCCGCGGGCGGCGGCGAGGTCGCGGTCGCAGCGGGCTCGGACGCGACGCAGCCGCCCTGGTACGTCGCCGGGTTCGGGATCCTCGCGCTGCACGTCGGCGGCTCGCTGCTGCTCGGCGCGATCCTCGCGCGCACGGATGCGAAGGGGCCGCTCGAGCGAGTGGCGAGCGCGCTCGCCGACTCCTTCGCCCGCCCCCGCGAGGACGCGCAGCTGCGCTGA
- a CDS encoding cryptochrome/photolyase family protein: MPRQILWFRRDLRLGDHPALGAAAAEGDVLPVFILDRSLLRAAGDVRVAALVDALANLRRATDGALVVRTGDPARILPSLAREVDAEAVHVSAEPFPYGRRRDGRVQEALEAKDVSWVETGSPYAVTPGRVRNGSGERYKVFTPFSKAWLEHGWRAPAGDPEGLRWCRQADSDDLPSAPSLDADIPTISEEAALERWHAFLDDDLDDYDHGRDRPADDSTSRMSAQLKWGTIHPRTMLADLERRARGRTGKRMTSLLRYRTELAWREFYADVLWHAPRSDWHDLTDALDGMQYDEPGEAFEAWKAGRTGYPMVDAGMRQLLAEGWMHNRVRMLTASFLVKDLHVWWPHGARHFLDHLVDGDMASNNHGWQWTAGTGTDAAPYFRVFNPVLQGQRFDPDGEYVRRWVPELRHIGGGAVHEPWKVDGAYDEGYPERILDHKEERAEALRRLEATKR; encoded by the coding sequence ATGCCTCGACAGATCCTGTGGTTCCGCCGCGACCTGCGGCTCGGCGATCACCCCGCGCTCGGCGCCGCGGCGGCCGAGGGCGACGTGCTGCCGGTGTTCATCCTCGACCGGAGCCTGCTGCGGGCCGCCGGCGACGTGCGCGTCGCGGCGCTCGTCGACGCGCTCGCGAACCTCCGCCGCGCCACCGACGGCGCGCTCGTCGTGCGCACCGGCGATCCCGCCCGCATCCTTCCCTCGCTCGCCCGCGAGGTCGACGCCGAGGCCGTGCACGTCAGCGCCGAGCCCTTCCCCTACGGCCGTCGCCGCGACGGGCGCGTGCAGGAGGCACTCGAGGCGAAGGACGTGTCCTGGGTCGAGACGGGCAGCCCCTACGCCGTGACGCCCGGCCGGGTGCGCAACGGGTCGGGCGAGCGCTACAAGGTCTTCACGCCATTCTCGAAGGCGTGGCTCGAGCACGGATGGCGCGCCCCCGCGGGCGATCCCGAGGGGCTGCGCTGGTGCAGGCAGGCCGACTCCGACGACCTGCCGAGCGCGCCGAGCCTCGACGCCGACATCCCGACGATCTCCGAGGAGGCCGCGCTCGAGCGCTGGCACGCCTTCCTCGACGACGACCTCGACGACTACGACCATGGCCGCGACCGCCCGGCCGACGACTCCACGAGCCGCATGTCGGCGCAGCTGAAGTGGGGCACCATCCACCCCCGCACGATGCTCGCCGACCTCGAGCGCCGCGCCCGCGGTCGTACGGGCAAGCGGATGACGAGTTTGCTGCGCTACCGCACGGAGCTCGCGTGGCGCGAGTTCTACGCCGACGTGCTCTGGCACGCGCCGCGCAGCGACTGGCACGACCTCACCGACGCGCTCGATGGCATGCAGTACGACGAGCCGGGCGAGGCGTTCGAGGCGTGGAAGGCCGGCCGCACGGGCTACCCCATGGTGGATGCCGGCATGCGGCAGCTGCTCGCCGAGGGATGGATGCACAATCGCGTGCGGATGCTCACGGCCTCCTTCCTCGTGAAGGACCTGCACGTGTGGTGGCCGCACGGCGCCCGCCACTTCCTCGACCACCTCGTCGACGGCGACATGGCATCCAACAACCACGGCTGGCAGTGGACGGCGGGCACGGGCACGGATGCCGCCCCGTACTTCCGCGTCTTCAACCCCGTGCTGCAGGGGCAGCGGTTCGATCCGGACGGCGAGTACGTGCGCCGCTGGGTGCCCGAGCTGCGGCACATCGGCGGAGGAGCCGTGCACGAGCCGTGGAAGGTCGACGGCGCCTACGACGAGGGCTACCCCGAGCGCATCCTCGACCACAAGGAGGAGCGCGCGGAGGCGCTGCGGCGGCTCGAGGCGACGAAGCGCTGA
- a CDS encoding GntR family transcriptional regulator: MLDDGKPLFQQIAEQLANDILDGTYPEETAVPSTNELAQFLRINPATAGKGLNLLVDDGVLYKKRGIGMFVATGARDRLIEARTRAFTHEYIAPMLREAAKLGITPAQLTDIIQEESA, encoded by the coding sequence ATGCTCGATGACGGGAAGCCGCTGTTCCAGCAGATCGCGGAGCAGCTCGCGAACGACATCCTCGACGGCACCTACCCCGAGGAGACCGCCGTGCCCTCGACGAACGAGCTCGCGCAGTTCCTGCGCATCAACCCCGCCACGGCGGGCAAGGGGCTCAACCTGCTCGTCGACGACGGCGTCCTCTACAAGAAGCGAGGGATCGGCATGTTCGTCGCCACCGGCGCTCGCGACCGCCTCATCGAGGCGAGGACGCGCGCATTCACCCACGAGTACATCGCACCCATGCTGCGCGAGGCCGCCAAGCTCGGCATCACGCCGGCGCAGCTCACGGACATCATCCAGGAGGAGTCGGCATGA
- a CDS encoding pyroglutamyl-peptidase I: protein MRILVTGFEPFGGDPENASREAVLRLASHAAAGDEVVTGVLPVAFATAPLALRALVDAHAPDAVLAVGEAGGRAVVTPERHGRNRMDARIPDERGDQPRGAAIDDGAPARPATLDVDLLVAAIREAGVPAEASEDAGGFVCNRIAVEVAGLGVPAAFVHVPAVRSSGVAGVGAETDAVGGAATALTIDDLATALAACVRAAASEVAAR from the coding sequence GTGCGCATCCTCGTCACCGGCTTCGAGCCCTTCGGCGGCGACCCCGAGAACGCGAGCCGCGAGGCGGTGCTGCGCCTCGCCTCTCACGCCGCCGCCGGCGACGAGGTCGTGACGGGCGTGCTGCCCGTCGCGTTCGCGACGGCACCGCTCGCGCTCCGTGCGCTCGTCGACGCCCACGCCCCGGATGCCGTGCTCGCCGTCGGGGAGGCCGGCGGTCGCGCGGTGGTGACGCCCGAGCGCCATGGGCGCAACCGCATGGACGCGCGGATCCCCGACGAGCGCGGTGACCAGCCGCGCGGCGCGGCCATCGACGACGGCGCCCCCGCGCGTCCCGCGACCCTCGACGTCGATCTGCTCGTCGCCGCGATCCGCGAGGCCGGCGTCCCCGCGGAGGCGTCGGAGGATGCGGGAGGCTTCGTCTGCAACCGCATCGCCGTCGAGGTCGCCGGGCTCGGCGTGCCCGCGGCGTTCGTGCACGTGCCCGCCGTCCGATCCAGCGGCGTCGCAGGGGTGGGGGCCGAGACCGACGCGGTCGGCGGTGCAGCGACCGCCCTCACGATCGACGACCTGGCGACGGCGCTCGCCGCGTGCGTGCGGGCGGCGGCATCCGAGGTCGCCGCGCGCTGA
- a CDS encoding ABC transporter ATP-binding protein, with the protein MTAVIETTRLSKHYPKGVRALDEVSIALEPNRIHALLGRNGAGKTTLMQLLTGQLVATSGDMRVLGEHPFENADVLSRTCFIQESQRYPDGYRPQDVLAIARTLHPQWDEDLEQRLVADFRLPVDRQIKKLSRGQLSAIGIVVGLASRAPVTFFDEPYLGLDAVARQLFYDHLLADFAEHPRTILLSTHLIDEVANLLEHVVVIDQGRVLVDADADELRGRAYDVSGRADALAGFLEGREVVAHQRLGGLANATVLGRIDDATRAALVAADLTTSPVSLQSLVVHLTRTPELADASA; encoded by the coding sequence ATGACCGCCGTCATCGAGACCACGCGTCTCTCGAAGCACTACCCCAAGGGCGTGCGCGCGCTCGACGAGGTGTCGATCGCGCTCGAGCCGAACCGCATCCACGCACTGCTGGGCCGCAACGGCGCCGGCAAGACCACCCTCATGCAGCTGCTGACCGGCCAGCTCGTCGCGACCTCGGGCGACATGCGCGTGCTCGGCGAGCACCCGTTCGAGAACGCCGACGTGCTCTCGCGCACGTGCTTCATCCAGGAGTCGCAGAGGTACCCGGACGGCTACCGTCCGCAGGACGTGCTCGCCATCGCCCGCACGCTGCACCCGCAGTGGGACGAGGATCTCGAGCAGCGGCTCGTCGCCGACTTCCGGCTGCCGGTCGACCGCCAGATCAAGAAGCTCTCCCGCGGGCAGCTGTCGGCGATCGGCATCGTCGTGGGGCTGGCATCCCGCGCGCCCGTGACGTTCTTCGACGAGCCCTACCTCGGCCTCGACGCCGTCGCCCGGCAGCTGTTCTACGACCACCTGCTGGCCGACTTCGCCGAGCACCCGCGCACGATCCTGCTGTCGACGCACCTGATCGACGAGGTCGCGAACCTCCTCGAGCACGTCGTCGTCATCGATCAGGGCAGGGTGCTCGTCGACGCCGACGCCGACGAGCTGCGCGGTCGCGCATACGACGTGTCGGGACGCGCGGATGCCCTCGCCGGCTTCCTCGAGGGGCGCGAGGTCGTGGCGCACCAACGTCTCGGCGGCCTCGCCAACGCGACCGTGCTCGGCCGCATCGACGACGCCACCCGCGCGGCGCTCGTCGCCGCCGACCTCACGACGAGCCCCGTCTCGCTGCAGTCGCTCGTCGTGCACCTCACCCGCACCCCCGAGCTCGCCGACGCGAGCGCATGA
- a CDS encoding threonine aldolase family protein: MQQIHDPSIRTFASDNYAGVHPAVLAAIATANEGHVVSYGADPYTVRLQEVVRRHLGPQAEAFPVFNGTGANVLALQSCLPRWGAVICSSGAHIQVDEGGAPERVGGLKLLTVPTPDGKLTPELVDREAWGFGDEHRAQPGIVSITQSTEIGTLYTADEIRALADHAHERGMLLHVDGARIANAAAALDAPLHAFLTDAGVDILSLGGTKDGALAAEAVVTLSERAGAGLTYLRKLDMQLASKMRFLSAQLLALYDGDVWLENARHANAMAARLRAALEGVDGVDFVQPTQANGVFAHLPAGVADRVRESFMFYDWNGTSGEVRWMCSWDTTEADVDAFAAAVRAAVASA, encoded by the coding sequence GTGCAGCAGATCCACGACCCCAGCATCCGCACCTTCGCGAGCGACAACTACGCGGGCGTGCACCCGGCGGTGCTCGCCGCGATCGCGACCGCGAACGAGGGGCACGTCGTCTCGTACGGCGCGGACCCGTACACCGTGCGGCTGCAGGAGGTCGTGCGTCGGCACCTCGGACCGCAGGCGGAGGCCTTCCCCGTCTTCAACGGCACCGGCGCCAACGTGCTCGCGCTCCAGTCGTGCCTGCCGCGCTGGGGAGCGGTCATCTGCTCGAGCGGCGCGCACATCCAGGTCGACGAGGGCGGCGCCCCCGAGCGCGTCGGCGGCCTCAAGCTGCTCACGGTGCCGACGCCCGACGGCAAGCTGACGCCCGAGCTCGTCGATCGCGAGGCGTGGGGATTCGGCGACGAGCACCGCGCGCAGCCGGGCATCGTGTCGATCACCCAGTCGACGGAGATCGGCACGCTGTACACGGCCGACGAGATCCGAGCCCTCGCCGACCACGCGCACGAGCGCGGCATGCTGCTGCACGTCGACGGCGCGCGCATCGCCAACGCGGCGGCCGCGCTCGACGCGCCGCTGCATGCCTTCCTCACCGACGCGGGCGTCGACATCCTCTCCCTCGGCGGCACGAAGGACGGCGCGCTCGCCGCCGAGGCCGTCGTGACGCTCTCGGAGCGCGCGGGCGCCGGGCTCACGTACCTGCGCAAGCTCGACATGCAGCTCGCGTCGAAGATGCGCTTCCTCTCGGCGCAGCTGCTCGCCCTCTACGACGGCGACGTCTGGCTCGAGAACGCACGGCACGCGAACGCGATGGCGGCACGGCTGCGCGCGGCGCTCGAGGGCGTCGACGGCGTGGACTTCGTGCAGCCCACGCAGGCGAACGGCGTCTTCGCGCACCTCCCCGCCGGCGTCGCGGATCGCGTGCGCGAGTCGTTCATGTTCTACGACTGGAACGGCACCTCGGGCGAGGTCCGCTGGATGTGCTCGTGGGACACGACGGAGGCCGACGTGGATGCGTTCGCCGCGGCGGTGCGCGCGGCGGTGGCGTCGGCGTAG
- a CDS encoding TetR/AcrR family transcriptional regulator, translating into MTQEASDPPRRPSLRERKRLHTRRAIADAAFALASEHGLEGLLLEDIAERAFVSPRTLSNYFPSKEAAIVAADEDDLGRLTRALLARPADEPPLDSLRDLLGRAVREWTPEQLAALRTKEHLVADYPTLLPFRMAQYDALEDAIRTALAERMGVAATEPHHRLIASAAASVVKTAVRTWVLQDAEAPTIGELVDAGFDDLAAGLAS; encoded by the coding sequence ATGACGCAGGAGGCCTCCGACCCACCGCGGCGACCGTCGCTGCGCGAGCGCAAGCGCCTGCACACGCGCCGTGCCATCGCCGACGCCGCCTTCGCGCTCGCCTCCGAGCACGGCCTCGAGGGGCTGCTGCTCGAGGACATCGCCGAGCGCGCGTTCGTGTCGCCGCGCACGCTCTCGAACTACTTCCCCTCGAAGGAGGCGGCGATCGTCGCGGCCGACGAGGACGACCTCGGCCGCCTCACGCGGGCGCTGCTCGCGCGACCCGCCGACGAGCCGCCACTCGACTCGCTGCGCGACCTGCTGGGGCGCGCCGTGCGCGAGTGGACGCCCGAGCAGCTCGCGGCGCTGCGCACGAAGGAGCATCTCGTCGCCGACTACCCCACGCTGCTGCCCTTCCGCATGGCGCAGTACGACGCGCTCGAGGATGCGATCCGCACCGCGCTCGCGGAGCGGATGGGCGTCGCTGCGACCGAGCCGCATCACCGCCTCATCGCGTCGGCCGCCGCGAGCGTCGTGAAGACCGCCGTGCGCACATGGGTGCTGCAGGACGCGGAGGCGCCGACGATCGGCGAGCTCGTCGACGCAGGCTTCGACGACCTCGCCGCCGGGCTGGCGAGCTGA
- a CDS encoding YdeI/OmpD-associated family protein — MTSPGTPGGSAERPALFFRDAAELRSWFEANHETATELWMGIHKRSSPVADPGLGWADAVPEALCFGWIDSVSQPIDEHTRRQRWTPRKSVSTWSAVNVAHVERLLVEGRMHPAGIAAYERRLPDRTATYSHEQASVDLAPAEQAALAASPVATAFLGAASPSYRKAALHWVASAKRDETRARRMAQLVERCEAGELVPMLSPTTPPRWVERAAAAGDAAR, encoded by the coding sequence ATGACGTCGCCGGGTACGCCAGGCGGGAGCGCCGAGCGTCCCGCGCTCTTCTTCCGCGACGCGGCCGAGCTCCGCTCCTGGTTCGAGGCGAACCACGAGACGGCGACCGAGCTGTGGATGGGCATCCACAAGCGGTCGTCGCCCGTGGCGGATCCTGGGCTCGGATGGGCGGATGCGGTGCCCGAGGCGCTCTGCTTCGGCTGGATCGACTCCGTCTCGCAGCCGATCGACGAGCACACGCGCCGCCAGCGCTGGACCCCTCGGAAGTCGGTGAGCACGTGGTCGGCCGTCAACGTCGCGCACGTCGAGCGGCTGCTCGTCGAGGGCCGCATGCATCCTGCCGGCATCGCCGCCTACGAGCGACGTCTGCCCGACCGCACCGCGACCTACTCCCACGAGCAGGCATCCGTCGACCTCGCGCCCGCCGAGCAGGCGGCGCTCGCCGCGAGTCCCGTCGCGACCGCGTTTCTCGGCGCGGCCTCGCCCAGCTACCGCAAGGCCGCGCTCCACTGGGTCGCGTCGGCGAAGCGCGACGAGACGCGCGCGCGCCGCATGGCGCAGCTCGTCGAGCGGTGCGAGGCGGGCGAGCTCGTGCCGATGCTCAGCCCGACGACGCCGCCTCGGTGGGTCGAGCGCGCGGCCGCCGCGGGCGACGCCGCGCGCTGA